A single Ignavibacteriales bacterium DNA region contains:
- a CDS encoding PspC domain-containing protein, translating to MKRRLYRSTREKMLAGVAGGLAEYFEVDPVLVRLAFVLLFFFNGVGLLLYIVAIFIIPRDDAAYRIAPENVSSESSQEGEIKSQNEQESEKKSKSRMIFGAILMVVGGLLLLSDVFPSVDFGDILPLVLLGLGSWLVYPYLSSRKEVNQ from the coding sequence ATGAAACGAAGATTATACAGATCAACCAGAGAAAAAATGCTCGCGGGTGTAGCCGGCGGGTTGGCAGAATACTTTGAAGTTGACCCGGTTCTCGTCCGGCTTGCATTTGTACTGCTCTTTTTCTTTAACGGAGTAGGCCTCTTGCTTTATATCGTGGCCATCTTTATCATACCGCGTGATGATGCTGCCTATCGTATTGCGCCTGAGAATGTTTCATCGGAATCATCTCAGGAGGGTGAAATAAAGAGCCAGAACGAGCAGGAATCAGAAAAAAAAAGTAAATCCAGAATGATTTTCGGAGCTATACTTATGGTTGTCGGAGGACTTTTACTTTTGAGTGATGTATTTCCTTCAGTTGATTTTGGTGATATACTTCCTCTGGTTCTGTTAGGCCTTGGAAGCTGGCTTGTCTATCCATATCTTTCTTCGCGTAAGGAGGTAAACCAATGA
- a CDS encoding queuosine precursor transporter: protein MNQKSVRLFYLLGAFFVANALLAEFVGVKIFSLEKTLGIPPFSFSFFGVENLSFNLTAGVLLWPVVFIMTDIINEYFGKKGVRLMSYTAAGLISYAYVMIYFSIAIQPADFWIGTGETKGVPDMDAAFRAIFGQGLWIIIGSLIAFLIGQLVDVIVFHILRRKTGEGKIWLRATGSTLVSQFIDSFVVLFVAFYIGADWNLSLVLAIGVMNYLYKFIVAVALTPLLYIIHGVIDRYLGKEESSKLMEQAAAES, encoded by the coding sequence ATGAACCAAAAATCGGTGCGCCTGTTTTACCTCCTGGGCGCTTTTTTCGTTGCAAACGCACTTCTTGCTGAGTTTGTCGGGGTTAAGATATTCTCTCTTGAAAAGACGCTTGGTATCCCGCCTTTTTCTTTCTCATTCTTCGGTGTTGAAAACCTTTCATTTAATCTTACTGCCGGAGTGCTGCTCTGGCCGGTGGTTTTCATCATGACGGACATCATAAATGAGTATTTCGGAAAAAAAGGGGTACGTTTGATGTCCTATACTGCTGCAGGACTAATTTCGTATGCATACGTTATGATCTATTTCTCAATAGCCATTCAGCCGGCTGATTTCTGGATTGGCACCGGAGAAACAAAAGGTGTACCGGATATGGATGCAGCGTTCAGGGCAATTTTTGGGCAGGGGCTCTGGATTATTATCGGATCTCTCATTGCCTTTCTTATTGGCCAGCTGGTTGATGTAATCGTATTTCATATTCTGCGGAGAAAAACCGGTGAAGGAAAGATCTGGCTGAGGGCTACCGGCTCAACACTTGTCTCCCAATTTATTGATTCTTTTGTGGTTCTTTTTGTTGCGTTCTATATAGGTGCTGACTGGAATCTCTCGCTCGTTCTGGCGATAGGTGTCATGAATTATCTTTATAAATTTATCGTTGCCGTGGCGCTCACCCCTCTGTTATATATCATTCATGGTGTAATTGACCGGTATCTTGGAAAGGAAGAATCATCAAAACTTATGGAGCAGGCAGCAGCTGAATCCTGA
- a CDS encoding diaminopimelate decarboxylase, which translates to MKIYTPPQEVSKIFQRLKQQAGMISEDDTLIILYDLAMISERMESVHNAFPSGSLHTAAVKANPLVRILQKAIDQGFGLEAASRGELALSESAGAPASKIVFDSPAKTIQEIRHALGMGIYLNTDSFAEIDRVAALAEEFPIKAGVGVRVNPQVGMGAISSTSVAGQISKFGIPLQEREKLKEYYLKFSFLNGIHLHIGSQGCPLEMLVQGVKKAADFAEEVNNDPQFKNKQQRITHFDLGGGLPVGYHHQHKPVTLENYTELLRKEVPVLFSGKYRLITEFGRYLYANAGTVITRIEYVKNFTDARIIMNHAGADLFLRKSYHPDDWHHEIALMDASGTIKSGGKKQSYMIAGPLCFAGDIIERNVILPEAEEGDYLIIHDAGAYNLSAWSRYNSRQIPLVIGYHPLSEEVEVLRKRETLQDIVSFWS; encoded by the coding sequence GTGAAAATATATACACCCCCTCAGGAAGTCTCAAAGATTTTTCAACGGCTGAAGCAGCAGGCGGGAATGATTTCAGAGGATGATACGCTCATTATTCTCTATGATCTAGCAATGATAAGTGAACGGATGGAATCAGTTCATAACGCCTTTCCTTCCGGCTCTTTGCATACTGCAGCAGTAAAGGCAAATCCTTTAGTCCGGATCCTTCAAAAGGCAATTGACCAGGGATTTGGACTCGAAGCCGCCAGCAGAGGAGAACTTGCTCTGTCAGAAAGCGCAGGTGCACCCGCATCAAAGATTGTTTTTGATTCACCGGCTAAAACCATTCAGGAAATCAGACATGCTCTTGGGATGGGAATATACCTTAATACTGATTCCTTTGCTGAGATAGACAGGGTAGCGGCCTTGGCAGAAGAATTTCCTATTAAAGCGGGAGTGGGTGTGCGGGTTAATCCTCAGGTTGGTATGGGGGCTATTTCTTCAACAAGTGTTGCAGGTCAGATTTCAAAATTTGGCATCCCTCTGCAGGAGCGGGAAAAGTTGAAAGAGTACTATCTAAAATTTTCGTTCTTAAATGGCATACATCTCCATATCGGATCTCAGGGTTGTCCTCTGGAAATGCTGGTTCAGGGAGTTAAGAAGGCGGCAGATTTTGCGGAGGAAGTTAATAATGATCCTCAGTTTAAGAACAAACAACAAAGAATTACACATTTTGATCTGGGCGGGGGACTGCCTGTTGGGTATCACCATCAGCACAAGCCGGTTACATTGGAAAATTACACCGAACTGCTGAGAAAAGAAGTGCCTGTACTTTTTTCAGGAAAGTACCGTTTAATCACTGAATTCGGACGCTATTTATACGCGAATGCCGGGACAGTGATAACCAGGATCGAGTATGTTAAGAATTTTACTGATGCCAGAATAATTATGAATCACGCGGGAGCTGATCTTTTCCTGAGAAAAAGCTATCATCCTGATGACTGGCATCACGAAATAGCATTGATGGATGCAAGCGGTACAATTAAGTCCGGAGGAAAAAAGCAGTCATATATGATTGCCGGGCCTTTATGTTTTGCCGGTGATATTATTGAACGGAATGTGATACTGCCTGAGGCGGAAGAAGGCGATTATCTTATAATTCATGATGCCGGCGCTTACAATCTGAGTGCGTGGTCCCGGTACAACAGCAGGCAGATACCACTTGTGATCGGGTATCATCCCTTATCAGAAGAGGTTGAAGTACTTCGTAAAAGGGAGACTCTTCAGGATATTGTATCCTTCTGGAGTTAG
- a CDS encoding family 10 glycosylhydrolase gives MKLFPLLCVFLLCNIGHYAQSPSPLKEVRAVWVASVTNIDWPTSKNLTPAQQRSEFITLLDRHKQNGINTIIAQIRPTCDAFYISSIEPWSEWLTGTQGTPPNPLYDPLTFMIEEAHKRGMELHAWVNPYRAVLNKNTSSVHSSHVSKRKPQWVKEYGVYKWLDPGNPEVMDYVTSVIMDVVRRYDIDGIHFDDYFYPYPQTNVTFEDDSTFILYPRGFTNKDDWRRNNVNMLVKMVHDSIKSVKKHVKFGISPFGIWRNQSTDPNGSATSGFQSYDQVFADSRKWIQEGWVDYINPQIYWNIGFPPARFEVLTPWWNNNAYERQVFVGHAAYKIGNGSQDTTWLNPTQMGNQIRLIRTYENVKGSVFFSSKSITNNLLGVQDSLRNDLYKYPSLIPPMPWLDSVPSLPPVPGEFTVTPLSVRVTWSHPPAASDGDLPFRYILYKYTGTAHPDSIANYQRKAEDIVAIIRKEATSYTHATVIDSANPFIYLITSADRLWNESAPEIIPIFPVVSANDELTVTDFSLQAFPNPFNPVTTVTLTIPEKDIVSLDLFDMIGRKVRVIQESGQMEAGKHTFQIHAAGLASGTYLLRAAGSKSYKSLKIILLK, from the coding sequence ATGAAATTATTCCCGCTTTTGTGCGTTTTTTTACTCTGTAATATTGGGCATTATGCTCAATCCCCCTCACCTCTGAAGGAAGTCAGGGCTGTCTGGGTAGCATCAGTGACCAATATTGACTGGCCGACAAGCAAAAATCTGACTCCGGCGCAGCAAAGAAGCGAGTTTATAACGCTTCTTGACCGTCACAAACAGAATGGAATTAACACAATTATCGCTCAAATCCGTCCTACTTGCGATGCATTTTACATCAGCAGTATTGAACCCTGGAGCGAATGGCTGACAGGAACCCAGGGCACACCTCCTAATCCCCTTTACGATCCCCTTACCTTTATGATAGAGGAGGCACATAAAAGGGGGATGGAACTGCATGCGTGGGTTAATCCTTACCGTGCGGTTCTCAATAAGAATACCAGCAGTGTTCATAGTTCGCATGTCAGCAAGAGAAAACCACAGTGGGTTAAAGAATACGGTGTATATAAATGGCTTGATCCGGGAAATCCTGAGGTAATGGATTATGTTACTTCGGTTATAATGGATGTTGTCAGAAGGTATGATATTGACGGAATTCATTTTGACGATTATTTCTATCCCTATCCGCAGACAAATGTAACTTTCGAAGATGATTCTACTTTCATCCTGTATCCAAGAGGATTCACCAACAAAGATGACTGGAGAAGAAACAACGTAAATATGCTGGTAAAGATGGTTCATGACAGTATTAAATCTGTAAAGAAGCATGTCAAATTCGGAATAAGTCCTTTTGGCATCTGGAGAAATCAGTCCACTGATCCAAACGGATCAGCCACCAGCGGATTCCAGAGCTATGACCAGGTTTTTGCCGATTCCAGAAAATGGATTCAGGAAGGATGGGTTGACTACATTAATCCTCAAATTTACTGGAATATCGGTTTTCCGCCGGCAAGATTTGAGGTTCTCACACCCTGGTGGAATAATAATGCTTATGAGCGACAGGTATTTGTTGGGCACGCAGCATACAAAATTGGCAACGGCTCTCAGGACACAACCTGGCTTAACCCGACTCAGATGGGTAATCAGATTCGTCTCATACGAACTTATGAAAATGTTAAAGGAAGTGTATTCTTCAGTTCAAAATCCATTACAAATAATCTTCTTGGAGTTCAGGATTCACTGAGGAACGATTTATATAAATATCCTTCCCTTATTCCTCCTATGCCGTGGCTGGATTCCGTTCCTTCCCTGCCTCCTGTGCCGGGAGAGTTTACCGTTACTCCCCTTTCCGTAAGAGTAACCTGGTCTCATCCTCCTGCTGCATCAGACGGTGATCTTCCTTTCCGGTATATATTGTACAAATATACTGGTACCGCGCATCCTGACAGCATTGCTAATTACCAGAGGAAAGCTGAAGACATTGTAGCAATTATCCGGAAGGAAGCTACTTCCTATACTCACGCAACGGTTATTGATTCAGCAAATCCGTTTATATACCTGATAACATCCGCTGACCGCTTGTGGAATGAAAGCGCTCCCGAAATCATACCAATTTTTCCGGTTGTTTCAGCGAATGATGAGTTAACCGTCACTGATTTTTCTTTGCAGGCCTTCCCTAATCCTTTTAATCCGGTTACGACAGTTACTTTAACAATACCTGAAAAAGATATCGTTTCACTGGATTTATTCGATATGATTGGAAGGAAAGTACGGGTGATTCAGGAAAGCGGCCAGATGGAAGCAGGAAAGCACACTTTCCAGATACATGCAGCGGGGCTTGCCAGCGGAACCTATTTGCTCAGAGCCGCCGGCAGTAAATCTTATAAGTCACTTAAGATTATATTGCTGAAGTAA
- a CDS encoding HEAT repeat domain-containing protein produces MKNFTLPFLLLFLLLTTGFLHAGSPSGSVSAAQKDVIVKSLLNGIASGNMGLMVSSAQFLAEYKSVRSVIPLMEMLHEAENEESRIAAALALIKIGDSRGVFAVRQAAHFDDSEHVRNMCMKFYCAYLCGKTDQ; encoded by the coding sequence ATGAAAAATTTCACGCTTCCGTTTCTCCTGTTATTCCTTCTTCTCACAACAGGTTTTCTCCATGCCGGCAGCCCTTCAGGCAGTGTTTCAGCAGCACAGAAAGATGTGATTGTTAAAAGTCTTCTGAATGGTATTGCTTCAGGTAATATGGGACTGATGGTAAGTTCAGCACAGTTCCTCGCTGAATATAAATCCGTCCGTTCAGTTATTCCGCTGATGGAAATGCTCCATGAGGCAGAAAATGAAGAATCAAGAATTGCTGCTGCTCTTGCATTAATAAAAATAGGTGATTCCCGGGGTGTATTTGCCGTAAGACAGGCAGCTCACTTCGACGACAGCGAACATGTCCGAAATATGTGTATGAAATTCTATTGCGCGTATTTATGCGGAAAGACTGATCAGTGA